The Pseudomonas protegens genome contains the following window.
GCGATAGTTGAGGTCCTGCTGGCTGCCCAGGGACTGCAGGGTCCCCTGCAGGCCGTAATGGGTTGCCAACAGCTCCAGCGCTTGCTGCGCGCTAACCTGTGGACTGGGCAGACTAGCACGGTGGATCAAGGTGGCGAGCAACATACAACGACCCCTGGAATTGTTATAGGCCGCTTATATCGCCATTGTGCAGGGCGTTGCGCAACCCCCGCGCACCACACATGGCCAGACTCCGGTCCGCCATGGTTGCCAGTGAACGCACCACAACTGGTTACCGAGAGTGGCCTCATCAATCAGTGCCTATTGCACCCGGGGCAGCTTGCCGACAAGCTATGCTGCATTTTTTGCGGTACATGACCGTTTTCTAGGATACAGGCCACCCCACATGCGCATTCTCATCACCGGCGGAGCCGGTTTTATCGGCTCGGCTTTGGTCCGCCATCTGATCCAGTACACGGAACACGAAGTCCTCAACCTGGACAAACTGACCTACGCGGGCAACCTGGAATCGCTGCAGAGCATCGCCAGCAACAGCCGCTATGAGTTCGTCAAGGCGGACATCGTCGACCAGGCCACGGTCAGCGCCGTGCTCGCGCGCTTCCAGCCCCAGGCGATCATGCACCTGGCGGCAGAGTCCCATGTCGATCGCTCCATCGATGGGCCGTCGGATTTCATCCAGACCAATATCGTTGGCACCTACAGCCTGCTGGAAGCGACCCGCGGCTACTGGCATAAATTGCCCGAAGCGGAAAAAGCCGCCTTCCGCTTCCACCATATTTCCACCGACGAGGTCTATGGCGACCTGCATGGCTTAGACGATCTGTTCACCGAAACCACGCCCTACGCCCCCAGCTCGCCCTACTCCGCCAGCAAGGCTGCGTCCGACCATCTGGTCCGCGCCTGGCAGCGCACCTACGGCCTGCCGGTGCTGATCACCAACTGCTCCAACAACTACGGCCCGTTCCACTTCCCCGAGAAACTGATCCCGCTGGTAATCCTCAATGCCCTGGCTGGCAAGCCCCTGCCGGTGTATGGCAACGGCCTGCAGGTGCGCGACTGGCTGTACGTCGAGGATCACGCCCGGGCCCTGTTCAAGGTGGTGACCGAGGGCGTGGTCGGCGAGACCTACAACATCGGCGGCCATAACGAGCAGAAAAATATCGACGTGGTGCGCGGAATCTGCAGCCTGCTGGAAGAGCTGGCCCCGCAAAAACCCCAGGGCGTCGCGCACTACGCCGACCTGATCACCTTCGTCCAGGATCGTCCTGGCCACGACCTGCGTTACGCCATCGATGCCGGCAAGATCGAGCGGGAACTGGGCTGGGTGCCGGAAGAAACCTTCACCAGCGGGCTGCGCAAGACCGTGCAGTGGTACCTGGAAAATCTCGAGTGGTGCCGCCGGGTACAGGACGGCAGTTATCAGGGCGAACGCCTGGGCTCCACTAACATCAAGGATCTGATTGCATGATCAAAGGCATTGTTCTGGCGGGCGGTTCCGGCACCCGTCTGCACCCCATCACCCTCGGCGTTTCCAAGCAACTGTTGCCAATCTACGACAAGCCGATGATCTACTACCCGATCTCGGTACTGATGCTGGCCGGTATCCAGGACATCCTGATCATCTCTACCCCCCAGGACCTGCCGCAATACCGCAACCTGCTAGGTGATGGCAGCCAGTTCGGCGTGCGCTTCAACTACGCCGAACAGCCTTCGCCGGACGGCCTGGCCCAGGCCTTCCTGATCGGCGAGGAGTTCATCGGTGATGACCCGGTGTGCCTGATCCTCGGCGACAACATCTTCCACGGCCAATACTTCGGCGAACAACTGCGCGATGCTGCCAAGCGCAGCTCCGGGGCCACGGTGTTCGGCTACTGGGTCAAGGATCCGGAGCGTTTCGGCGTCATCGATTTCGACAGCGAAGGCCGCGCCCTGTCCATTGAAGAGAAACCCAAGAAGCCGAAATCCAGCTACGCCGTCACCGGCCTGTATTTCTACGACAACGACGTGGTGCAGATCGCCAAGGCGGTCAAGCCTTCGCCCCGTGGCGAACTGGAGATCACCGACGTCAACAACGCCTACCTCAAGCGTGGCGACCTGCATGTGGAGCGCTTCGGCCGTGGCTTCGCCTGGCTCGACACCGGAACCCACGACAGCTTGCTGGAAGCCTCGCAGTACGTGCAGACCATCGAGCACCGCCAGGGCCTGAAGGTGGCCTGCCTGGAAGAGATCGCCTACGAAAACCACTGGATCAGCCGCGAGCACCTGCTGGAGCGCGCCGCCTATTTCGGCAAGACCGGTTATGGCCAGTACCTGTTCACCCTGGCAGGAGAAGCACAATGAATATCATTGAGACTGCGCTTTCCGGGGTCTTGATCATCGAACCCAAGGTCTTCGGTGATGAGCGTGGTTTTTTTTACGAAAGCTTCAATGCAAAAGCCTTCGAAGAGGCTTCCGGCCTGAAAAAGCAGTTTGTTCAGGATAATCATTCTCGATCAGTGAAAAATGTGCTGCGTGGCCTGCACTACCAGATAGAGCACTCACAAGGAAAGCTCGTCAGGGTGACCGCCGGTGAAGTACTGGATGTGGCGGTGGATATCCGCCGCAGCTCTCCTAGTTTCGGCCGCTGGGCAAGTGTTCGCCTGTCCGCAGAGAACAATCGTCAGCTATGGATTCCCGAAGGGTTCGCCCATGGTTTCGTAGTGCTCAGCGACTCCGCCGAGTTCCTCTACAAGACCACTGATTACTACACGCCATCCGCTGAGCGTTGCATTCGCTGGGACGACCCGACTCTGGCCATCGATTGGCAATTGCAGGAACCACCAACCCTCTCAGCCAAGGACCAGAATGGCAAAAGTCTGAAAGAAGCCGACCTGTTTCCATGACCACACCCTTGAAAATCCTCATCAGCGGCCAGCACGGCCAGGTCTCCCGGGAGTTGCAGCAGCGACTCAGCGACCTGGGCGAACTGGTGGTCCTGGGCCGCGAGCAGTTGGATCTGAGCCACCCGGAGCAGATCCGCCAGCAAGTACGAGCCGTGCGTCCGCACCTGATCATCAATGCCGCCGCCCACACCGCTGTCGATCAGGCCGAAAGCGAGCCGGAGCTGGCCTTTGCAATCAACGCCAGGGCCCCCGGGATCTTCGCCGAAGAAGCCCAGGCCCTGGGCGTGCCGCTGATCCACTACTCCACCGACTACGTGTTCGACGGGCGCAAGGACAGGCCCTATGTGGAGGACGACGAGCCCAATCCACTGGGGGTCTACGGCCAGAGCAAACTGGCCGGCGAGCGGGCCATCAGCCAGGTGCAGGGCCAGCACCTGATCCTGCGCACCAGCTGGGTCTACGCCAGCCATGGCAAGAACTTCCTGCTGACCATGCAGCGCCTGCTGCAGGAGCGCCCCGAGCTACGGGTGGTGGCCGACCAGATCGGCGCACCGACCTGGGCCGGCACCATCGCCAACAGCACTCGCGCCCTGATCGAACGCTGGCTGGCAGGCAAACCGGGCGCCTGGGGCACCTACCACCTCAGCGCCCAGGGCGAAACGTCCTGGTTCGGCTTCGCCCAGGCCATCGGCGAGCAGTTGCTGGCCACCGGCAAACCCTGCGCCGTGCTGCAAGCCATCCCCTCCAGCGCCTACCCGACACCGGCTCCGCGGCCGCTCAACTCGCGCCTGGACTGCAGCCGCCTGGCTCGGGAATGGGGCGTGACCCAGCCGGACTGGCACAGCGCACTGCGCGAGTGTCTTGCCGAGCAGGGCTAGGCATAATGCGCCTGTATCCACAGGCGCCTTTTCCATGACTCCACCTCTTCCCCGTCGTCCCCGCTGGCGCAGCCTGGCCTTGCTGGCCCTGTGCCTGGCGCCGCTGCTGTGGCCGCTGGAGCATCTGGCGGAACGCTACTACCGCAACGAGTTGACCAGCCAGAATCGCCAGACCCTCGACCTGTACGTGGCCAACCTGCTG
Protein-coding sequences here:
- the rfbB gene encoding dTDP-glucose 4,6-dehydratase, with the protein product MRILITGGAGFIGSALVRHLIQYTEHEVLNLDKLTYAGNLESLQSIASNSRYEFVKADIVDQATVSAVLARFQPQAIMHLAAESHVDRSIDGPSDFIQTNIVGTYSLLEATRGYWHKLPEAEKAAFRFHHISTDEVYGDLHGLDDLFTETTPYAPSSPYSASKAASDHLVRAWQRTYGLPVLITNCSNNYGPFHFPEKLIPLVILNALAGKPLPVYGNGLQVRDWLYVEDHARALFKVVTEGVVGETYNIGGHNEQKNIDVVRGICSLLEELAPQKPQGVAHYADLITFVQDRPGHDLRYAIDAGKIERELGWVPEETFTSGLRKTVQWYLENLEWCRRVQDGSYQGERLGSTNIKDLIA
- the rfbA gene encoding glucose-1-phosphate thymidylyltransferase RfbA; the encoded protein is MIKGIVLAGGSGTRLHPITLGVSKQLLPIYDKPMIYYPISVLMLAGIQDILIISTPQDLPQYRNLLGDGSQFGVRFNYAEQPSPDGLAQAFLIGEEFIGDDPVCLILGDNIFHGQYFGEQLRDAAKRSSGATVFGYWVKDPERFGVIDFDSEGRALSIEEKPKKPKSSYAVTGLYFYDNDVVQIAKAVKPSPRGELEITDVNNAYLKRGDLHVERFGRGFAWLDTGTHDSLLEASQYVQTIEHRQGLKVACLEEIAYENHWISREHLLERAAYFGKTGYGQYLFTLAGEAQ
- the rfbC gene encoding dTDP-4-dehydrorhamnose 3,5-epimerase, coding for MNIIETALSGVLIIEPKVFGDERGFFYESFNAKAFEEASGLKKQFVQDNHSRSVKNVLRGLHYQIEHSQGKLVRVTAGEVLDVAVDIRRSSPSFGRWASVRLSAENNRQLWIPEGFAHGFVVLSDSAEFLYKTTDYYTPSAERCIRWDDPTLAIDWQLQEPPTLSAKDQNGKSLKEADLFP
- the rfbD gene encoding dTDP-4-dehydrorhamnose reductase, which codes for MTTPLKILISGQHGQVSRELQQRLSDLGELVVLGREQLDLSHPEQIRQQVRAVRPHLIINAAAHTAVDQAESEPELAFAINARAPGIFAEEAQALGVPLIHYSTDYVFDGRKDRPYVEDDEPNPLGVYGQSKLAGERAISQVQGQHLILRTSWVYASHGKNFLLTMQRLLQERPELRVVADQIGAPTWAGTIANSTRALIERWLAGKPGAWGTYHLSAQGETSWFGFAQAIGEQLLATGKPCAVLQAIPSSAYPTPAPRPLNSRLDCSRLAREWGVTQPDWHSALRECLAEQG